One genomic region from Prunus persica cultivar Lovell chromosome G3, Prunus_persica_NCBIv2, whole genome shotgun sequence encodes:
- the LOC18783541 gene encoding histidine kinase 2, whose product MYLNFRVSGFNGILPGNFKLNKATEPLHGPNCVRKWRRKLLLLGLLGFITIIWFFVGFNDGTLGMREKTPDMSEGKARILQQHFNVSKDQLLALASLFSESDQIASLECTKEPGPGMTLSDDITCALKVLCSDSQEFQKRHKWVTENVEARDQCLVQDENIPRELHLSLLEDKSVSCTPQSTISANRICEKKNFGSGVPVECAKDDSQMRCVMVIRYWWAFVGLILIYKMSGFSLKLWRNQKQKLVHEWPFTWQLKMVQEQPLARRVQPEKQQQQAQSPPKVAGKWRKNLLIVFFVFGVITSFWLFWHLNERDFLWREETLANMCDERARMLQDQFNVSLNHVHALAILVSTFHHGKHPSAIDQKTFGEYTERTAFERPLTSGVAYALKVTHAEREQFEKEHGWTIKKMETEDQTLVQDFLPESLAPAPIQDEYAPVIFSQETVSHIVSIDMMSGKEDRENILRARATAKGVLTSPFKLLKSNHLGVVLTFAVYDTDLPPDATSEHRSQATVGYLGASYDVPSLVEKLLHQLASKQTIVVNVYDTTNASAPVNMYGTDVIDTGLLHISNLDFGDPQRKHEMHCRFKQKRPFPLTAVSASMGVLVITLLVGHIFHAAISRIAKVEADYCAMMELKVRAEAADVAKSQFLATVSHEIRTPMNGVLGMLQMLMDTDLKPNQQDYAETAHASGRELISLINEVLDQAKIESGRLELETVPFDLRSVLDNVLSLLSGKSNEKGIELAVYVSNMVPEVVIGDPGRLRQIITNLVGNSIKFTHDKGHIFVSVHLADEVRAPPDVMDEVLRQGLNLVGDISNKTYNTLSGFPVVDRWKSWECFKALSSTTMEEPDMIKLLVTVEDTGVGIPLDAQSRIFTPFMQADSSTSRTYGGTGIGLSISKRLVDLMSGEIGFVSEPGTGSTFSFTGSFGKGEKSSLETKWQQYEPAVSEFEGLRALVIDKSIIRTEVTKYHVQRLGIFVDTASSLESACSYLSNSGKTSLSSQLTMVLIDKDVWDKETGLTFSQSLKEHRQSNNVESLINLPKIFLLATSITPTECKELTSAGLVDEVLIKPLRLSVIIACFQDALGSRKKRLLNLKKPTLGKLLREKKILVVDDNAVNRRVAEGALKKYGAIVTCVDSGKAALLMLKPPHNFDACFMDLQMPEMDGFEATRLIRGMESEVKEKIASKEPSIEMFGNVQTWHTPILAMTADVIQASNEECMKCGMDDYVSKPFEEEQLYSAVARFFESG is encoded by the exons ATGTATCTGAATTTCAGGGTCTCTGGCTTTAATGGCATTTTACCTGGTAATTTTAAGTTGAATAAGGCAACGGAGCCTTTGCATGGGCCTAATTGTGtcagaaaatggagaaggaaGCTTCTACTTCTCGGACTTTTAGGTTTTATTAcaattatttggtttttcGTGGGTTTCAATGATGGAACTTTGGGGATGAGAGAGAAGACTCCAGACATGTCTGAAGGGAAGGCTCGGATCCTGCAGCAGCATTTCAATGTCAGCAAGGACCAGCTTCTTGCTTTAGCTTCCTTATTCTCCGAATCAGATCAG ATAGCATCCCTTGAATGTACCAAAGAACCAGGACCTGGAATGACGTTAAGTGATGACATTACCTGTGCTCTGAAGGTGCTATGTTCAGATAGTCAGGAGTTTCAGAAGCGTCATAAATGGGTCACAGAAAATGTAGAAGCCAGGGACCAATGCCTGGTTCAAGATGAGAACATCCCCAGGGAGCTTCACCTGTCATTGCTGGAGGACAAATCCGTATCATGCACTCCGCAGTCTACAATTTCAGCTAATAGGATTTGTGAAAAG AAAAATTTCGGATCAGGGGTTCCGGTGGAGTGTGCAAAAGATGATTCTCAGATGCGTTGCGTCATGGTAATACGATATTGGTGGGCTTTTGTTGGATTGATCTTGATCTACAAAATGTCtggtttttctttgaaattgtGGAggaaccaaaaacaaaagctcgTTCATGAGTGGCCATTTACTTGGCAACTTAAAATGGTTCAAGAGCAGCCATTGGCTCGGAGGGTGCAGCCAGAGAAACAGCAACAGCAAGCCCAAAGTCCTCCTAAGGTTGCTGGAAAGTGGAGGAAGAATCTACTAATAGTATTTTTCGTATTTGGAGTCATTACAtcattttggttattttggcACTTGAATGAAAGAGATTTTTTGTGGAGAGAAGAAACTCTTGCCAACATGTGTGATGAACGAGCACGGATGTTGCAGGATCAATTTAATGTGAGCTTGAATCATGTTCATGCTTTGGCTATTCTTGTCTCCACCTTTCACCATGGGAAACATCCCTCAGCAATTGATCAG AAAACATTTGGTGAATACACAGAGAGAACAGCTTTTGAGAGACCCCTTACTAGTGGTGTTGCTTATGCTTTAAAAGTTACTCATGCTGAGAGGGAGCAATTTGAGAAGGAACATGGAtggacaataaaaaaaatggaaactgAGGACCAGACTCTAGTCCAAGATTTTCTTCCAGAAAGCTTGGCCCCTGCCCCTATTCAAGATGAATATGCACCTGTGATATTTTCTCAAGAAACTGTCTCCCATATTGTCTCTATTGACATGATGTCAGGAAAG GAAGACCGTGAGAACATCTTGCGAGCAAGGGCAACTGCAAAGGGAGTACTGACTTCCCCCTTTAAGctattgaaatccaatcacctGGGAGTTGTACTCACGTTCGCTGTCTATGATACTGATTTGCCTCCAGATGCCACGTCAGAGCATCGTAGTCAAGCTACTGTGGG GTATCTAGGTGCATCTTATGATGTACCTTCACTGGTGGAGAAGCTCCTGCACCAACTTGCCAGCAAGCAAACAATTGTTGTGAATGTTTATGATACAACTAATGCATCTGCTCCGGTCAACATGTATGGTACTGATGTTATTGACACTGGCCTGTTGCACATTAGCAATCTTGATTTTGGTGATCCACAACGCAAGCATGAAATGCACTGCAG GTTTAAGCAAAAACGTCCGTTTCCTTTGACAGCAGTAAGTGCATCAATGGGAGTCCTAGTCATTACCTTGCTAGTTGGTCATATTTTTCATGCGGCCATAAGCCGAATAGCAAAAGTGGAGGCAGACTATTGTGCGATGATGGAACTCAAAGTTCGTGCAGAAGCTGCAGATGTGGCCAAATCCCAG TTCCTTGCAACTGTTTCCCATGAGATCAGGACACCAATGAATGGTGTTTTAG GCATGCTCCAAATGCTGATGGACACTGATCTAAAACCGAACCAACAGGATTATGCTGAGACTGCTCATGCTAGTGGGAGAGAGCTGATATCACTGATAAATGAGGTTCTTGATCAGGCCAAAATCGAATCAGGCAGGCTGGAACTTGAAACCGTACCTTTTGATCTGCGTTCAGTGCTTGATAATGTTCTATCGCTTTTGTCTGGGAAATCTAATGAGAAAGGGattgag TTGGCTGTGTATGTCTCCAATATGGTACCTGAGGTTGTCATCGGGGATCCTGGACGCCTTCGGCAGATAATTACAAATCTTGTTGGGAATTCAATTAAG TTCACCCATGACAAAGGACACATATTTGTCTCGGTGCATCTGGCAGATGAAGTGAGGGCTCCACCGGATGTTATGGACGAAGTTTTAAGACAAGGCTTGAATTTAGTTGGAGACATCTCAAACAAAACTTATAATACATTGAGTGGCTTTCCCGTTGTTGATAGATGGAAAAGCTGGGAATGTTTTAAGGCATTAAGCAGCACAACAATGGAGGAACCTGATATGATCAAATTACTAGTAACAGTTGAGGATACTGGTGTAGGAATTCCTCTTGATGCACAAAGTCGCATTTTCACACCTTTTATGCAGGCTGATAGCTCAACTTCTAGAACTTATGGCGGTACTGGAATAGGATTGAGCATTAGCAAACGTCTGGTAGATCTCATGAGTGGGGAGATAGGTTTTGTGAGTGAACCTGGCACTGGCAGTACCTTTTCATTTACTGGATCTTTTGGAAAGGGAGAAAAAAGTTCTCTAGAGACAAAGTGGCAACAGTATGAACCAGCTGTCTCAGAATTTGAAGGGCTGAGAGCATTGGTAATAGATAAAAGTATCATCCGAACTGAGGTCACAAAATACCATGTGCAGAGGTTGGggatatttgtagatacagcTTCCAGTCTGGAATCAGCATGCTCTTATCTATCTAATTCTGGCAAGACAAG TCTCTCCTCACAGTTGACCATGGTTCTTATCGACAAAGATGTTTGGGATAAAGAAACTGGTCTTACATTCAGTCAGTCGCTTAAAGAGCACAGACAAAGCAACAACGTGGAATCCCTCATAAACCTTCCGAAGATATTTCTCTTGGCTACATCCATTACACCTACTGAATGCAAGGAACTAACATCTGCTGGTCTTGTAGATGAAGTATTGATCAAGCCTCTTCGGTTAAGTGTCATAATTGCTTGCTTCCAAGATGCCCTTGGAAGTCGTAAGAAGAGGCTTCTAAATCTTAAAAAACCTACTCTGGGAAAGTTactgagagagaagaaaattttggtGGTGGATGACAATGCAGTTAACAGAAGAGTGGCTGAAGGTGCTTTAAAGAAGTATGGAGCAATTGTCACCTGTGTGGACAGCGGAAAGGCTGCTTTATTAATGCTTAAGCCACCACACAATTTTGATGCTTGCTTTATGGATCTCCAAATGCCAGAAATGGATGG GTTTGAAGCAACTCGGCTGATCCGTGGTATGGAGAGTGAGGTAAAAGAGAAAATTGCATCCAAGGAACCATCAATTGAGATGTTTGGCAATGTCCAAACTTGGCACACGCCAATATTGGCTATGACGGCTGATGTGATTCAGGCTTCAAATGAAGAGTGCATGAAGTGTGGGATGGATGACTATGTGTCAAAGCCATTCGAAGAAGAACAGTTATACTCAGCAGTGGCACGTTTCTTTGAATCCGGTTAA
- the LOC18784285 gene encoding glucan endo-1,3-beta-glucosidase 4 — translation MSTVLIWLILALLCLSLAPPKSGAEFEQWCVADEQTPDDELQAAMDWACGGGGADCSKIQVNQPCYFPNTLKDHASYAFNSYFQKFKHKGGSCYFKAAALITELDPSHASCHYEFIP, via the exons atgtCGACGGTTCTGATATGGCTAATTCTTGCTCTGCTCTGTCTCTCACTTGCTCCACCCAAATCAG GTGCGGAGTTTGAGCAATGGTGTGTAGCCGACGAACAGACCCCGGATGATGAGTTGCAGGCAGCAATGGATTGGGCttgtggaggaggaggagcagaTTGCAGCAAAATTCAGGTGAACCAACCTTGCTACTTCCCAAACACTCTCAAAGACCATGCTTCCTATGCCTTCAACAGCTACTTTCAGAAGTTCAAACACAAAGGTGGATCTTGCTACTTCAAGGCTGCTGCTCTCATTACAGAGCTTGATCCCA GTCATGCCTCTTGCCACTATGAGTTTATTCCCTAA